The following proteins come from a genomic window of Montipora foliosa isolate CH-2021 chromosome 2, ASM3666993v2, whole genome shotgun sequence:
- the LOC137993278 gene encoding integrator complex subunit 5-like isoform X2: MADGVSEESKNLKAQLHSFLSGTDESGKALSNVKKTQSAIVLLHSLPCARHAVLEQLCDVFHEAVQKYVVELERQALSGATGHPADLDPELISALKNVNEVVHRFVDNNPTAWAPLICQWSLNLLGQVVTKNNGRRVGVSITMSLSEGLHKWMLFPAVQSLMDIAIHCSAKLVERGQADVCVQCLLQIAMKSSPHLDWVVAHIGSHFHEVFIPKLLSTALKEYTASQYPGSVSGDVSVMTPTMVQVLTYLSLQHSQEIRSNLLALFHESIPCSAKTAINPAEQLATLPFLLHVATLSPNLLKGTIKEFLDALSSEVLVQLVEQSKKRGELKISLVSSIVDVIKNTGEGAFNIFQFLLKNCQESSSRAGEDANASQAEVKKSFILAMELLLHRLHQSAVQRHSLLNKNRSSSLHLDSKQMESEFLKEMACHSKYLCKEILMSNGNESPNIFRLLIIIAVHSGQTLAAGILNQVMINSRNPNKLEVFVQMYKELELYYPHILDDVVKSCLSSVKSPAGSSLAQLLGLLSNFHHLMSSEKESEQLFRSNLSSSLQKHHIVFVNLLAHSSLEVSLKTLNLIMSMHKPMPDKVSTLMKLCSNCVVLFYKLLHTLANQHGYRKTVETVKRIKLCRKFFLLLCEDERCRLYLLRLLVEGILQKEHVHLFGGISSGEQGKLETGLTGIKVSLLERNSNPHISSHLPLTPSSVFFSGIVGDIEKSNRAKTPDRIELQSWLQTSQLFTDMVFTLCCISDQGDSDNTSATLHHKYVDSLALLLMEIVCPDVIPITFDWPDEDSLKFTIERDLRIRKTFDENPILWALISIVAGGVSSLSKCSTLMSSLLATVMSNWEVYRGTSVDQSSLHFEVNCFITDIMTKASWLPPPLSRVGAVFGLLEPKEIFTLLSTMWRVLKEFPPPSSAMTPEATRQRWQHGAAFKTQKEVVKAIFVNNIEKLGHHYARVFDESW; the protein is encoded by the exons AATTTGAAGGCACAGTTGCACTCATTTTTAAGTGGAACAGATGAGTCAGGGAAAGCGCTGTCAAATGTGAAGAAGACCCAAAGTGCGATTGTGTTGCTTCATTCCCTTCCTTGTGCAAGGCATGCTGTGTTAGAGCAACTATGTGATGTGTTTCATGAAGCAGTTCAGAAATATGTTGTTGAGTTAGAACGGCAAGCATTATCTG GTGCCACAGGACATCCAGCTGATTTGGATCCCGAGTTAATATCAGCCCTTAAAAATGTCAATGAAGTAGTTCACAGATTTGTTGACAATAATCCTACTGCCTGGGCTCCACTTATTTGCCAG TGGTCTTTAAATCTTCTTGGACAAGTTGTTACAAAAAATAATGGGAGAAGAG TAGGTGTCAGCATTACTATGTCACTCAGTGAAGGGCTTCATAAATGGATGTTGTTTCCTGCTGTTCAGAGCTTAATGGATATTGCAATCCACTGCAGTGCAAAACT GGTTGAGCGTGGCCAGGCTGATGTTTGTGTGCAGTGTCTCCTTCAAATAGCAATGAAGAGCTCTCCTCATCTTGACTGGGTTGTTGCTCACATTGG ATCTCATTTTCATGAAGTTTTTATTCCCAAGCTACTGTCCACAGCCCTTAAGGAGTACACAGCAAGCCAGTACCCCGGGAGTGTCAGTGGCGATGTCTCTGTTATGACTCCTACCATGGTGCAAGTCTTGACCTACCTTTCCCTTCAGCATTCCCAAGAAATCAGGAGCAACCTCCTTGCTTTATTTCAT GAAAGTATTCCCTGCTCTGCAAAGACTGCTATTAATCCAGCTGAGCAGCTAGCTACTCTTCCATTTCTTCTGCATGTTGCTACCTTATCACCAAATTTACTAAAGGGGACTATAAAAGAGTTTCTTGATGCCT TGTCTTCAGAAGTTCTTGTTCAATTGGTAGAGCAATCTAAGAAAAGAGGGGAATTGAAAATAAG tttgGTGTCATCCATTGTTGATGTTATCAAAAACACGGGAGAAGGGGCATTCAACATTTTCCAGTTTCTACTAAAAAACTGCCAAGAATCAAGTAGCAGAG CTGGTGAGGATGCCAATGCCAGCCAAGCTGAAGTAAAGAAGTCATTTATTCTTGCTATG GAGTTGTTGCTGCACAGGCTTCATCAGTCAGCTGTTCAAAGGCACAGTCTGTTGAACAAAAACAGATCTTCTTCGTTGCACTTAGATTCAAAGCAGATGGAGAGTGAGTTTCTAAAGGAGATGGCCTGTCACTCAAAATACCTGTGCAAGGAAATATTGATGTCTAATGGCAACGA GTCTCCCAACATTTTTCGATTGTTGATCATTATTGCTGTACATAGTGGACAAACCTTAGCTGCAGGAATCCTCAACCAAGTCATGATAAACAGCAGAAATCCAAACAAA CTGGAGGTTTTTGTTCAGATGTATAAGGAATTGGAGCTGTACTATCCACATATCCTTGATGATGTCGTAAAAAGCTGTCTTTCAAGCGTCAAATCACCTGCTGGATCAAGCCTAGCTCAG CTGTTGGGTTTGCTGAGCAATTTCCATCATTTAATGTCGAGTGAAAAGGAAAGTGAGCAGCTGTTTAG GTCTAACTTGTCGTCGTCCCTTCAAAAGCATCATATTGTATTCGTTAATTTGCTGGCTCATTCAAGTTTGGAAGTCTCTTTGAAAACTCTCAACCTAATTATGTCAATGCATAAACCTATGCCAGATAAAGTTTCCACACTGATGAAATTATGCAGCAATTGTGTCGTGTTGTTCTACAAATTGCTACACACACTGGCCAACCAGCATGGCTACCGCAAAACAGTGG AAACCGTGAAGCGCATTAAACTGTGTAGAAAGTTCTTTCTACTTCTTTGTGAGGATGAAAGATGTAGACTTTATTTACTGAGGCTCCTTGTTGAAGGGATTTTGCAAAAG GAACATGTACATTTGTTTGGTGGGATCTCGTCAG GTGAACAGGGTAAACTTGAAACGGGCCTGACGGGGATAAAAGTGTCTCTATTAGAGCGGAACAGCAATCCTCATATCTCATCTCATCTACCTCTCACTCCCTCCTCTGTGTTCTTCAGTGGAATTGTCGGGGACATAGAAAAAAGCAACAGAGCGAAAACACCTGACAGAATCGAG CTTCAATCGTGGCTCCAGACCAGTCAACTGTTCACGGATATGGTTTTCACTCTGTGTTGCATCAGTGATCAAGGTGACAGCGACAATACAAGTGCAACACTTCATCATAAATACGTGGATTCTTTAGCCTTGTTATTAATGGAGATAGTTTGTCCCGATGTTATTCCTATCACATTTGATTGGCCAGACGAGGATAGCCTCAAGTTTACAATCGAACG GGACTTGCGCATAAGGAAAACGTTTGATGAAAATCCAATTTTGTGGGCTCTCATAAGCATTGTTGCTGGAG GTGTGTCATCGTTATCCAAATGCAGTACTCTTATGTCCAGTCTACTCGCGACTGTCATGTCCAACTGGGAGGTTTACAGGGGCACATCAGTCGACCAATCATCTCttcattttgaagtcaattGTTTTATCACTGATATTATGACCAAG GCGAGTTGGTTGCCACCTCCGCTTAGCCGAGTTGGAGCTGTATTTGGTCTTCTTGAGCCCAAAGAAATTTTCACTTTACTTAGTACCATGTGGAGAGTTCTCAAG GAATTCCCACCACCAAGTTCTGCCATGACGCCAGAGGCCACCCGGCAAAGGTGGCAACATG GTGCTGCATTCAAGACACAGAAAGAAGTCGTCAAGGCTATCTTTGTGAATAATATTGAAAAACTTGGTCATCATTATGCTCGAGTATTTGATGAATCATGGTGA